Proteins from a genomic interval of Synechococcus sp. A15-28:
- the pstC gene encoding phosphate ABC transporter permease subunit PstC, whose protein sequence is MSNETDSQYLLRNRPPSEKLVDIGFKNLAVILASMVAVVLFLILIVVFQGSLESMGRYGWQFLVTSDWNPVDDEYGAGAAIYGTLVTSLLSLLIAVPLGVGTAIFITENIIPRQIRNVIGVMVELLAAIPSVVLGLWAIFVLEPFIRPALELLFQLFNWIPFFSTPPMGPGTIPAVLILVVMILPIITAISRDSLNQVPLKLRQAAYGVGTTRWGAIMNVMLPAAISGIVGGVMLALGRAMGETMAVTMIIGNSNNFSISLLAPGNTIAAMLANQFGEADGSQVSSLMYAAFILIIMTLAVNIFAQWLVKRLSLKY, encoded by the coding sequence ATGTCCAACGAAACGGATAGTCAGTATCTCCTGCGGAACCGCCCACCATCCGAAAAGCTGGTGGATATCGGATTCAAGAACCTGGCCGTCATCCTGGCCTCCATGGTCGCCGTCGTCCTGTTCCTGATCCTGATCGTTGTGTTTCAGGGCAGCCTTGAGTCGATGGGGCGCTACGGATGGCAATTCCTGGTCACGTCCGATTGGAATCCGGTTGATGATGAATACGGAGCTGGAGCCGCCATTTACGGCACGTTGGTGACCTCACTGCTCTCGTTGCTCATCGCCGTCCCTCTGGGCGTTGGAACGGCAATTTTCATCACCGAGAACATCATCCCGCGACAGATTCGCAATGTGATCGGTGTGATGGTCGAACTTCTTGCGGCGATTCCCTCTGTCGTTCTTGGCCTCTGGGCCATTTTCGTGTTGGAGCCCTTTATTCGTCCGGCTCTTGAATTGCTATTTCAGCTGTTCAACTGGATTCCCTTTTTCAGCACCCCCCCGATGGGTCCTGGCACGATTCCTGCGGTCTTGATCCTGGTGGTGATGATTCTGCCGATTATCACGGCCATTTCCCGTGACTCCCTGAATCAGGTTCCTCTCAAACTTCGCCAGGCGGCCTATGGCGTTGGTACGACCCGTTGGGGCGCCATCATGAATGTGATGCTGCCGGCTGCAATTTCCGGAATTGTCGGCGGAGTGATGCTGGCCCTCGGCCGAGCCATGGGTGAAACCATGGCGGTGACCATGATCATCGGCAATTCCAACAACTTCAGCATTTCGTTGCTGGCACCCGGCAACACGATTGCAGCCATGCTTGCCAATCAATTCGGTGAAGCTGATGGCTCTCAGGTGTCGTCACTGATGTATGCGGCATTCATCCTGATCATCATGACCCTTGCGGTGAACATCTTTGCCCAGTGGCTCGTGAAGCGTCTCAGCCTTAAGTACTGA
- the pstB gene encoding phosphate ABC transporter ATP-binding protein PstB, producing the protein MTTSQLQTEQHQVSDDTAISIQNVTISYGSYEAVKNVYCDVPRGKVTAFIGPSGCGKSTVLRALNRMNDLIESCSLKGRVLFDGVDLYGASVDPVEVRRRIGMVFQQPNPFPKSIYENIAFGARINGFTGDMDELVERSLRQAAVWDECKDKLNESGYSLSGGQQQRLCIARTIAIQPEVILMDEPCSALDPISTLKIEETMHELKKSFTIVIVTHNMQQAVRVSDMTAFYNAEAVEGGTGKVGYLVEFNETGKIFNSPQQQATQDYVSGRFG; encoded by the coding sequence ATGACCACATCACAACTTCAAACTGAACAACATCAGGTCTCGGACGACACCGCGATCTCGATCCAGAACGTCACCATCAGCTACGGCAGCTACGAAGCCGTCAAGAACGTCTATTGCGACGTTCCACGCGGCAAGGTGACCGCCTTCATCGGCCCCTCCGGTTGCGGTAAGTCGACGGTGCTCCGTGCCCTCAACCGGATGAACGATCTGATCGAGAGCTGTTCCCTCAAGGGTCGAGTTCTCTTTGACGGCGTCGATCTCTATGGCGCCAGTGTTGACCCGGTTGAAGTGCGTCGCCGGATCGGCATGGTGTTTCAACAGCCCAACCCCTTCCCCAAGAGCATTTACGAGAACATCGCCTTCGGTGCTCGTATTAACGGCTTCACCGGTGACATGGATGAACTGGTGGAACGCTCCCTGCGCCAGGCGGCCGTCTGGGATGAGTGCAAGGACAAACTCAACGAGAGTGGTTATTCCCTCTCCGGTGGTCAGCAGCAGCGCCTGTGCATTGCTCGCACCATTGCCATCCAGCCTGAGGTGATCCTGATGGACGAACCCTGTTCAGCATTGGATCCGATTTCCACCCTGAAGATCGAGGAAACGATGCATGAGCTCAAGAAGAGCTTCACCATCGTGATCGTGACCCACAACATGCAGCAGGCCGTGCGCGTCAGCGACATGACGGCTTTCTACAACGCCGAAGCTGTCGAAGGTGGCACCGGAAAGGTGGGCTACCTCGTGGAGTTCAACGAAACCGGGAAGATCTTCAACTCCCCTCAACAGCAGGCCACACAGGACTACGTTTCCGGCCGGTTCGGTTGA
- a CDS encoding ferredoxin family protein: MAHTIVTDVCEGVADCVDACPVACIDQGKGKNKKGTDFYWINFDTCIDCGICLQVCPVEGAILAEERPDLQKAG; encoded by the coding sequence ATGGCACACACGATCGTTACCGATGTCTGCGAGGGCGTTGCCGACTGTGTGGATGCCTGCCCTGTGGCCTGCATCGATCAGGGAAAAGGGAAAAACAAAAAAGGAACAGACTTCTACTGGATCAATTTCGACACCTGCATCGACTGCGGGATTTGTTTGCAGGTCTGCCCCGTTGAAGGGGCAATTCTGGCGGAGGAGCGACCTGACCTCCAGAAGGCAGGCTGA
- the pstA gene encoding phosphate ABC transporter permease PstA, with protein MTSFYSNRASEEIPDLSYKPALARNFGSRILTIIAGIFSAIAVLPLVFVLGYVIVKGGSKISLVLFTELPPPPGLDGGGIANAIVGTIVVTIIAALIAIPVGVGGGIFLAEYSRSGWFAQFIRFGTNVLAGVPSIIAGVFIYGTIVTSRVLFGNAYSAFAGGMALSILMLPTVIKTTDEGLKLVSDDLRRGALGVGASRFVTIVRITLPTAFTPIATGVVLAIARAAGETAPLIFTALFSPFWSDLLSTDGIFAPIATLSVLIYNFAIMPYEFHNKLAWSASFVLVVMILGLNLFSRWLARFASK; from the coding sequence ATGACATCCTTCTATTCCAATCGAGCCTCTGAGGAGATCCCAGATCTTTCCTACAAGCCAGCTCTGGCGAGAAACTTCGGCAGCAGAATTCTGACAATTATTGCCGGCATCTTTTCAGCCATTGCTGTTCTGCCGTTGGTCTTTGTTCTGGGCTATGTGATCGTCAAAGGTGGCAGCAAGATCAGCCTCGTTTTGTTCACGGAACTGCCCCCACCCCCCGGCCTGGATGGTGGAGGCATTGCCAACGCCATCGTCGGCACAATTGTTGTCACCATCATTGCTGCGTTGATCGCCATTCCCGTCGGAGTGGGCGGTGGCATTTTCCTCGCTGAATACTCACGAAGCGGTTGGTTTGCACAGTTCATTCGCTTCGGAACCAATGTGCTTGCTGGTGTGCCGTCAATCATCGCCGGCGTCTTCATCTACGGCACGATCGTCACCAGCCGTGTCCTGTTCGGCAATGCCTACAGCGCTTTTGCCGGCGGCATGGCCCTCTCCATTCTGATGCTGCCCACGGTGATCAAAACCACCGACGAGGGCCTGAAGCTGGTGTCCGATGACCTGCGACGCGGTGCCTTGGGTGTCGGGGCATCCCGATTTGTCACCATAGTGAGAATCACCCTGCCGACTGCCTTCACACCCATTGCAACGGGAGTGGTTCTGGCGATTGCCAGGGCCGCCGGTGAAACTGCTCCGCTGATCTTCACCGCTCTGTTCTCACCCTTCTGGTCTGATCTTCTCTCAACGGATGGAATCTTCGCTCCCATCGCAACGTTGTCAGTGTTGATCTACAACTTCGCGATCATGCCCTACGAGTTCCACAACAAGTTGGCCTGGTCCGCATCGTTTGTTCTCGTTGTGATGATCCTCGGCTTGAATCTGTTCTCCCGATGGCTGGCCCGATTTGCTTCCAAGTGA
- a CDS encoding ATP phosphoribosyltransferase regulatory subunit: protein MALQPAAGARDLNPRQVESNRKLSERLASVFRLWGYDEVSPPRVERLDTLMAGGAIASEDVVRLVADEPLGLRPEMTASIARAACTRLASRPRPLRLWASGTVFQSRAADEGGQCIEENLQTGVELFGVAPIEAEMELLSLLMAALERLELQKEHQPRLLMGHTGLMDLLLSPVAPEHREDVRTALIQFDRLGLEALDLDTELQTTLLSLLGCRGTPSDVLDRLTACFGAQPLFEDLRRLCRQLLGPAAIQGVRIQLDPTFQPRFELYTGLVFQLVCDTASAPVVVARGGRYDDLVRRCGARPGDDFGAGFSLAIDPIRELLTETETKPPMTRQLMVAFSERSTLEAALERQRWWHQQGRSAVIELHPFHDRSKAEQQAQDQGGFQLDWIDP, encoded by the coding sequence ATGGCGCTGCAACCCGCAGCTGGCGCGAGGGATCTGAATCCACGTCAGGTGGAATCCAACAGAAAGCTCAGCGAGCGGTTGGCTTCTGTCTTCCGTCTGTGGGGTTACGACGAGGTGTCCCCACCTCGCGTCGAACGCCTCGATACCCTGATGGCCGGTGGAGCCATCGCCAGCGAAGACGTGGTGCGGCTGGTCGCCGATGAGCCTTTGGGCCTGCGGCCCGAGATGACGGCGTCGATCGCCAGAGCTGCCTGCACACGATTGGCGTCCCGGCCTCGACCCCTTCGCCTCTGGGCATCGGGAACGGTGTTCCAGTCCAGGGCTGCCGATGAGGGTGGACAGTGCATCGAGGAAAATCTCCAGACCGGTGTGGAGCTGTTCGGCGTCGCACCGATCGAAGCCGAAATGGAGCTGCTGAGCCTGTTGATGGCAGCGCTGGAACGTCTTGAGTTGCAAAAGGAGCATCAGCCCCGTCTGTTGATGGGCCACACGGGCCTGATGGATCTGTTGCTCAGTCCCGTGGCGCCAGAACACCGCGAAGACGTTCGTACGGCACTGATCCAATTCGATCGACTCGGATTGGAAGCCCTCGATCTGGACACCGAGCTTCAGACCACCCTCCTCAGCCTTCTGGGCTGCCGGGGCACCCCCAGTGATGTGCTGGATCGCTTGACCGCGTGCTTCGGAGCTCAGCCACTGTTTGAGGATCTGCGTCGACTCTGTCGCCAGCTGCTGGGACCGGCGGCAATCCAGGGAGTGCGGATCCAGCTGGACCCAACGTTCCAACCCAGATTCGAGCTCTACACGGGGTTGGTCTTCCAGCTGGTGTGTGACACAGCCTCGGCACCTGTGGTGGTGGCCCGTGGTGGCCGCTACGACGATCTGGTGCGACGTTGTGGCGCGCGTCCGGGGGATGACTTCGGGGCAGGCTTCAGCCTCGCCATTGATCCCATCCGCGAACTGTTGACTGAAACAGAAACCAAGCCACCGATGACACGTCAGTTGATGGTGGCGTTCTCAGAGCGCTCGACGCTTGAAGCAGCGCTGGAACGGCAACGGTGGTGGCATCAACAGGGCAGAAGCGCCGTGATTGAACTGCATCCGTTCCACGACCGCAGCAAGGCAGAACAGCAGGCCCAGGACCAGGGGGGCTTCCAGCTGGACTGGATCGATCCTTAG
- a CDS encoding 2Fe-2S iron-sulfur cluster-binding protein has product MGTSHRITIHWRQENRTITHDVPEGEYILHSFERQGDPLPFSCRNGCCTSCAVRVQLGKLDQREAMGLSHELRRQGYGLLCVARAIGPLEAETQDEDEVYDLQFGRHFGRGKVTAGLPLDEE; this is encoded by the coding sequence ATGGGCACCAGCCACCGAATCACCATTCACTGGCGGCAGGAAAATCGAACCATCACCCATGATGTGCCCGAAGGCGAATACATCCTCCACAGCTTCGAGCGGCAGGGTGACCCGTTGCCCTTTTCCTGTCGCAACGGTTGCTGCACCAGCTGTGCTGTGCGTGTGCAACTTGGAAAGCTCGATCAACGGGAAGCCATGGGTCTTTCCCATGAGCTGAGACGTCAGGGTTACGGCCTGCTCTGCGTGGCGCGGGCCATCGGCCCCCTCGAAGCGGAAACCCAGGATGAGGATGAGGTCTACGACCTGCAGTTCGGTCGCCATTTCGGCCGCGGCAAGGTGACCGCAGGACTCCCCCTCGACGAGGAATGA
- the dnaK gene encoding molecular chaperone DnaK → MGRIVGIDLGTTNSVVAVLEAGRPHVIANAEGGRTTPSVVGYSKDQELLVGQLARRQLVLSPRNTFSNLKRFVGRDWDELEESSLAVPYTVRANDRGQVRVPCPVTEREYAPEELVASIIRKLVDDASTYLGETVEAAVVTVPAYFNDAQRQATRDAGRLAGISVERILNEPTAAALAYGFDRSAVRRVLVFDLGGGTFDVSLLRIANGVFDVKATNGDTQLGGNDFDQRIVDWVADAFQKEHGMDLRRDRQALQRLTEAAEKAKQELSGVLTTPISLPFIATGDNGPLHVETNLDRSSFEGLCPDLLDRLLMPVQSALRDSGWAADDIDDVVLVGGATRMPMVQQLVRTLVPLDPCQSVNPDEVVAIGAAVQAGILTGELRDLLLNDVTPLSLGLETVGGLMKVLIPRNTPIPVRQSDVFSTSEPNQSSVEIHVWQGERQMASDNKSLGRFRLSGIPPAPRGVPQVQVAFDIDANGLLQVSATDRTTGRKQSVSIQGGSNLNEEEVTALLAEAEARADEDRRKRNQIERRNRAQTLVAQAERRLRDAALELGPYGAERQQRAVEMAMRDVQDCLAQDDLQELDLCVSGLEEALFGLNRRLSVERQSDGRPLQGLRNTLGSLKDELFADDWDEDPWAAPSGPPRSRSLNRRDSDPWDDDFYR, encoded by the coding sequence ATGGGGCGGATCGTCGGGATCGATCTGGGGACGACGAACTCGGTCGTTGCCGTTCTCGAGGCAGGTCGCCCCCACGTGATCGCCAACGCGGAGGGTGGCAGAACGACTCCATCCGTCGTCGGATACAGCAAGGATCAGGAACTGCTGGTGGGACAACTGGCCCGGCGCCAGCTGGTGCTGAGCCCGCGCAACACCTTCTCCAACCTCAAGCGTTTTGTCGGGCGCGACTGGGATGAACTGGAGGAGAGCAGCCTTGCGGTGCCCTACACGGTTCGTGCCAATGATCGGGGACAGGTTCGCGTTCCCTGTCCGGTGACGGAACGGGAATACGCGCCTGAGGAGCTGGTGGCCAGCATCATCCGCAAATTGGTGGACGACGCCAGCACCTACTTAGGGGAAACCGTCGAAGCGGCTGTGGTCACGGTTCCGGCTTATTTCAACGACGCCCAGCGTCAGGCCACCCGTGACGCCGGACGCCTGGCGGGCATTTCCGTCGAGCGGATTCTCAATGAACCCACGGCTGCCGCTCTGGCTTACGGCTTTGATCGCAGCGCCGTTCGTCGTGTGCTGGTCTTCGACCTGGGGGGCGGCACGTTTGACGTATCCCTGCTGCGGATCGCGAACGGCGTGTTCGACGTCAAAGCCACCAACGGAGACACGCAACTGGGCGGCAATGATTTCGATCAGCGAATCGTGGATTGGGTCGCTGACGCATTTCAGAAAGAGCACGGAATGGATCTGCGGCGAGACCGCCAGGCCCTGCAACGGCTCACTGAAGCGGCCGAGAAGGCCAAACAGGAATTGTCCGGCGTTCTGACGACACCGATTTCCCTGCCGTTCATTGCAACCGGCGATAACGGGCCGTTGCATGTGGAGACCAACCTCGACCGCAGCAGCTTTGAAGGCCTTTGTCCGGACCTGCTTGATCGTTTGCTGATGCCTGTTCAGTCCGCCTTGCGTGATTCCGGTTGGGCCGCGGATGACATCGATGACGTGGTGCTCGTGGGTGGAGCCACCCGCATGCCGATGGTGCAGCAATTGGTACGCACCCTGGTACCGCTCGATCCCTGCCAATCGGTGAATCCCGATGAGGTGGTGGCCATCGGCGCCGCCGTGCAGGCCGGCATCCTCACCGGCGAACTTCGGGATCTACTTCTGAATGACGTCACCCCCCTCTCCCTCGGGCTGGAGACCGTCGGTGGCCTGATGAAGGTGTTGATTCCGCGCAACACCCCGATTCCTGTCCGTCAGTCCGATGTGTTCAGCACCTCGGAGCCGAACCAGTCGTCGGTTGAAATCCATGTCTGGCAGGGCGAGCGGCAGATGGCTTCGGACAACAAGTCGCTCGGGCGTTTCCGGCTCTCCGGGATTCCCCCAGCGCCCCGGGGTGTCCCTCAGGTGCAGGTGGCGTTCGACATCGATGCCAATGGTCTTCTGCAGGTCAGTGCCACGGACCGCACCACGGGCCGAAAGCAGTCCGTCTCCATTCAGGGAGGATCCAACCTCAATGAAGAGGAAGTCACCGCTCTACTGGCCGAGGCGGAGGCCCGGGCGGATGAAGATCGTCGCAAACGCAATCAGATCGAGCGTCGCAACCGCGCCCAGACACTTGTTGCCCAGGCGGAACGCCGCCTGCGTGATGCCGCCCTCGAACTGGGCCCCTACGGAGCGGAACGTCAGCAACGCGCTGTGGAGATGGCGATGCGCGATGTGCAGGATTGCCTGGCACAGGACGATCTGCAGGAGCTTGATCTATGCGTGAGTGGCCTGGAGGAGGCTTTGTTCGGTCTGAACCGTCGTCTGTCAGTGGAGCGTCAGTCCGATGGCCGGCCTCTTCAGGGCTTGCGCAACACCCTCGGCTCACTCAAGGATGAATTGTTTGCCGATGACTGGGACGAAGACCCCTGGGCCGCGCCGAGTGGGCCACCCAGGAGTCGCAGCTTGAACCGACGGGATAGCGATCCCTGGGACGATGACTTCTACCGCTGA
- a CDS encoding inositol monophosphatase family protein, whose product MSSSICSAAASAAGLNDDTLAVLVKVARQAADAGGAELMRHYGRLSSVESKGRLGDLVTNADLAAERVVLDVLARETPDIAVLAEESGAAGEQDGLRWCVDPLDGTTNFTHSYPFFATSIGLTFRQRPILGAIAVPFLGETYWGAPGQGAHCNDRTIQVTSCERLEDSLLVTGFAYDRHTRLDNNYAEFCWFTHRTRGVRRGGAAAVDLAFVAAGRQDGYWERGLAPWDLAAGVALVELAGGRISGYGGEDFDLSSGRVLAAGPALHPRIVDVLAQVKPLSGEAFGAPEVTAMGS is encoded by the coding sequence ATGTCCTCATCGATCTGCAGTGCAGCAGCCAGTGCGGCTGGGCTCAATGACGACACGCTCGCCGTGTTGGTGAAGGTGGCACGACAGGCCGCAGACGCAGGTGGAGCTGAGTTGATGCGCCACTACGGCCGCCTGAGCTCCGTGGAAAGCAAAGGTCGCCTCGGTGATCTGGTCACCAATGCCGATCTGGCCGCCGAACGCGTCGTACTGGATGTACTGGCCCGAGAAACGCCGGACATCGCCGTTCTGGCCGAAGAAAGCGGCGCGGCCGGTGAACAGGACGGACTGCGTTGGTGCGTTGACCCTCTCGACGGCACAACGAATTTCACCCACAGCTATCCGTTTTTTGCCACGTCGATCGGGCTGACCTTCCGCCAGCGACCAATCCTGGGGGCCATCGCTGTCCCCTTCCTGGGTGAAACCTATTGGGGAGCTCCAGGACAGGGTGCCCACTGCAACGACAGAACCATCCAGGTGACCAGCTGTGAGCGACTGGAGGACTCACTGCTGGTCACCGGATTCGCCTACGACCGCCACACACGACTCGACAACAACTACGCCGAGTTCTGCTGGTTCACCCATCGAACCCGAGGGGTTCGACGCGGTGGCGCAGCAGCCGTGGATCTGGCTTTCGTCGCTGCCGGTCGTCAGGACGGGTACTGGGAACGGGGGCTGGCGCCCTGGGATCTCGCGGCCGGGGTGGCATTGGTGGAACTGGCTGGTGGGCGAATCAGCGGATATGGCGGTGAAGACTTTGATCTCTCGAGCGGCCGTGTGCTGGCCGCTGGGCCTGCGTTGCATCCGCGGATCGTTGATGTTCTGGCCCAGGTGAAACCACTGTCCGGCGAGGCCTTCGGAGCTCCGGAGGTCACGGCCATGGGATCCTGA